GGGCTAGTCTCGCGTCCTGCCAAGTACCCTGCGAGTTGATCGACGAGGTTGTCGAGCTGCAGCCGGGCATCACCTTCGAGCGGGGAGCCATGGTCTTTTGCGAAGGAACCTCCGATGGCCTTCTCGCCTGCGTTATCTCCGGCTTCGTCAAAGTCTATTGTCCGGTTGGCGACGGTATCCGAACTCTAGTCCGACTTGCGGTACCCGGCGATGTCATAGGCTACCAGAACTATCTGGACGGCAGGGACAGATGTGCCCGCCTGTTCGAGGCCCAGGCGTCCAGCAAGTGCAACGTGGCGTTATTCAGCCGCGATCGTATCATCCGAAGTCTGGAGAAGCTTCCGGCGAAGAACCTGGTCCACCTGATCGAGATGATGAACACCTATTGGTCGCAGGAACTCCAGTGGTTCGCGACCCTCTTGAGCTTGCCTTTTTCGGAACGGCTCGAACTCGTCATGAGTGATCTTGCCCTCCGCGCAGGAGTTAAGGACTCGGAAGGCACCGTCCTGATTCCGGTGTTAGGCCACGAAGACTTTGCCGAAA
The window above is part of the Candidatus Binataceae bacterium genome. Proteins encoded here:
- a CDS encoding Crp/Fnr family transcriptional regulator, whose amino-acid sequence is MNKPSLMDRNEQVFSKLRASLASCQVPCELIDEVVELQPGITFERGAMVFCEGTSDGLLACVISGFVKVYCPVGDGIRTLVRLAVPGDVIGYQNYLDGRDRCARLFEAQASSKCNVALFSRDRIIRSLEKLPAKNLVHLIEMMNTYWSQELQWFATLLSLPFSERLELVMSDLALRAGVKDSEGTVLIPVLGHEDFAEMIGCSRPMVSRLISDMIDARLIARRGKNYVLLSKWDFDCLQSLDRSTRARNQSDVNRALVAEHRINSISRRSEAAA